One Mycobacteroides abscessus ATCC 19977 genomic window carries:
- the pgsA gene encoding CDP-diacylglycerol--glycerol-3-phosphate 3-phosphatidyltransferase — protein sequence MPMPPETQPDSAASAAPVPVLNIANILTVLRIVLVPVFVVVLFTEGGHQSSWRIAAFGVFALAIATDRYDGILARRYGLITPFGQLADPIADKALICAALVGLSLLGDLSWWVTAVILVREIGITVLRFSVLRHGVIPANRGGKLKTLVQSLAIAGYLLPLTGHWHTAALILMGLAVALTVITGIDYLVQALRPRPKTP from the coding sequence GTGCCGATGCCACCGGAAACCCAGCCTGATTCGGCGGCTTCGGCTGCGCCGGTGCCGGTGCTGAACATAGCCAACATCCTGACCGTGCTACGCATCGTGCTGGTGCCGGTGTTCGTTGTGGTGCTCTTTACCGAGGGCGGGCATCAAAGCTCCTGGCGCATTGCCGCTTTTGGAGTGTTCGCGCTGGCCATCGCCACTGACCGGTATGACGGCATACTTGCCCGCCGCTACGGCCTGATAACCCCATTCGGTCAGCTCGCAGACCCTATAGCCGATAAGGCCCTTATCTGCGCGGCGCTGGTGGGGCTGAGTCTGCTCGGCGATCTGTCGTGGTGGGTCACCGCGGTCATCCTGGTCCGCGAGATCGGAATCACCGTCTTGCGCTTCTCCGTGCTGCGCCATGGTGTGATTCCGGCGAACCGGGGTGGCAAGCTCAAAACCTTGGTGCAGTCGTTGGCGATCGCGGGCTATCTGCTGCCGCTGACCGGCCACTGGCACACCGCTGCGCTGATCTTGATGGGATTGGCGGTGGCCCTCACCGTCATCACCGGTATCGACTATTTGGTCCAGGCGCTGCGCCCACGGCCGAAAACCCCCTAG
- a CDS encoding amino-acid N-acetyltransferase: MSAEGTSGISDNPGHPAPAVTVRRARTSDVPAIKALVDVYAGRILLEKNLVTLYEAVQEFWVADLDGEIVGCGALHVLWSDLGEVRTIAVHPRLKGAGVGHALVSRLLEVASELELKRVFVLTFEVDFFAKHGFREIDGTPVTAEVYEEMCRSYDTGVAEFLDLSYVKPNTLGNTRMLAHLSSRPT; the protein is encoded by the coding sequence ATGAGCGCTGAAGGTACATCCGGCATCTCGGACAATCCGGGGCATCCCGCCCCCGCGGTGACCGTGCGCCGTGCCCGTACCTCCGACGTCCCCGCCATCAAGGCACTTGTCGATGTCTATGCCGGGCGCATTCTGCTGGAGAAAAACCTTGTGACGCTGTACGAGGCCGTCCAAGAATTCTGGGTGGCCGATCTCGATGGGGAGATCGTCGGCTGTGGAGCTTTGCATGTGCTGTGGTCGGATCTCGGAGAGGTGCGCACCATCGCCGTACATCCACGGCTCAAAGGTGCCGGCGTCGGACACGCGCTCGTCAGCCGCCTGCTCGAGGTGGCCAGCGAGCTGGAACTCAAGAGGGTCTTCGTGTTGACCTTCGAGGTCGACTTCTTCGCCAAACACGGCTTCCGCGAAATCGACGGCACTCCGGTGACCGCAGAGGTGTACGAGGAAATGTGCCGCTCCTACGACACCGGTGTGGCCGAATTCCTCGACCTGAGCTATGTGAAGCCGAACACCCTCGGCAACACCCGGATGCTCGCACATCTCTCATCTCGGCCTACGTGA
- a CDS encoding carboxymuconolactone decarboxylase family protein, with amino-acid sequence MPRLRQVSRAETDDRLVHRMYDQIFGDRDPVADPGTTTGTPGDWWTVFALVPDALKHSVQGFAFYRSPDRKLDPVLRELGQTRAGWARRSQFVFSQHCKSCRMVGMTEEMIAAIPSWSTAECFTAVQRAVLAYTDCLVLDGGRVPDGVFAALQAHLSDEEILELTYITAMYEMHAVMSTALRLEWDNREEPIVEIAAPEGFTSFDVGDAIALRRDENA; translated from the coding sequence ATGCCACGACTACGCCAAGTGTCCCGTGCCGAAACCGACGACCGACTTGTCCATCGCATGTACGACCAGATTTTCGGCGACCGTGACCCGGTCGCCGATCCGGGCACGACGACGGGCACACCAGGTGACTGGTGGACGGTTTTCGCGCTCGTTCCCGATGCGCTGAAGCACTCGGTGCAGGGTTTCGCGTTCTACCGCAGCCCCGACCGCAAGCTCGACCCTGTGCTGCGCGAACTCGGCCAGACCAGGGCGGGATGGGCACGGCGCAGCCAGTTCGTCTTCTCCCAGCACTGCAAGTCCTGCCGCATGGTCGGCATGACCGAGGAGATGATCGCCGCGATCCCCTCCTGGAGTACCGCCGAGTGCTTCACTGCGGTGCAGCGCGCGGTGCTGGCCTATACCGACTGCCTGGTCCTCGATGGCGGCCGGGTGCCCGACGGGGTATTCGCCGCGCTGCAGGCTCATCTCTCCGACGAGGAGATCCTGGAGCTCACCTACATCACCGCCATGTACGAAATGCACGCCGTGATGAGCACGGCGTTGCGCTTGGAATGGGATAACCGCGAAGAACCGATCGTGGAGATCGCCGCACCCGAGGGTTTCACATCCTTCGACGTGGGTGACGCCATCGCGCTGAGGCGCGACGAAAACGCCTAG